In a genomic window of Caloenas nicobarica isolate bCalNic1 chromosome 29, bCalNic1.hap1, whole genome shotgun sequence:
- the FLNA gene encoding filamin-A isoform X2: protein MSAGGRSRAQEPPSRGEADGEMPATEKDLAEDAPWKRIQQNTFTRWCNEHLKCVQKRVGNLQTDLGDGLRLIALLEVLSQKKMGRKYNARPTFRQMQLENVSVALEFLERENIKLVSIDSKAIVDGNLKLILGLIWTLILHYSISMPMWDEEDEEEAKKQTPKQRLLGWIQNRLPQLPITNFNKDWQSGRALGALVDSCAPGLCPDWDSWDPSKPVDNAREAMQQADEWLGIPQVITPEEIVDPNVDEHSVMTYLSQFPKAKLKPGAPLRPKLNPKKARAYGPGIEPTGNMVKQPAEFTVETISAGQGDVLVYVEDPAGHREEAKVVANNDKNRTFSVSYVPKVTGMHKVTVLFAGQHIAKSPFEVQVGRAAGDASRVSAQGPGIEPLGNVANKNTYFEIFTAGAGPGEVEVSIVDPSGRRGTVEPTLEARGDGTYRCTYRPTAEGPHAVHVAFGGAPIPKSPFNVTVGQACNPSACYAVGRGLQPKGLRVKETADFKVYTKGAGSGELKVTVKGPKGAEAVKQKDLGDGVFGFEYFPTAPGMYTVTVTWGGQHIPRSPFEVKVSSESGSQKVRAWGPGLEGGVVGKSADFVVEAIGDDVGTLGFSVEGPSQAKIECDDRGDGSCDVRYWPQEPGAYAVHVLCDNEDIRRSPFMADIRPAPRDSFPEKVKAHGPGLEKTGVAVNKPAEFTVDAKNGGKGPLKVQMQDAEGNPVDVSVKDNGNGTFSCSYVPKKPLKHTAMVSWGGVNIPQSPFRVGVGAGSHPHKVKVYGPGVAKTGLKAHEPTYFTVDCTEAGQGDVSIGIKCAPGVVGPAEADIDFDIIRNDNDTFTVRYTPRGPGAYTIMVLFADQATPTSPIRIKVDPSHDASKVKAEGPGLSRSGVELGKPTHFTVNAKAGGRAPLDVQVTGPAKGEAVRDLELIDNHDGTHTVKYTPVQQGNLGVSVTYGGDPIPKSPFTVGVTPSLDLGKIKISGLDDKLEVGKDQEFTVKSKGAGGQGKVGAKITGPSRKGVPCTVEPGLSPENSLVRFIPREEGPYQVEVTYDGVPVPGSPFPVEAVPPTDPSKVRAFGPGLQGGLAGVPAPFTIDTKGAGTGGLGLTVEGPCEAKIECLDNGDGTCAVTYLPTEPGDYNINILFAGAHVPGSPFRAPIRPQFDASKVTCSGPGLEGATAGQPGHFRVDCSRAGTAELTIGIASEAGARAEVRVEDNGDGTYTIAYTPLSPGVYTITVEYGGQPVPHFPSKVRVEPAVDTAGVKVYGPGVEGKGVFREAVTEFDVDARALSKAGGPHVKTRVSNPSGNVTETFVQDRGDGTYHVEYTPYEEGLHTVDVTYAGSPVPHSPFRVPVTEGCDPARVRVHGPGIQSGTTNQPNKFTVETRGAGTGGLGLAVEGPSEAKMSCTDNKDGSCSVEYIPYEPGTYSLNVTYGGHQVPGSPFKVPVTDVVDSSKVKCAGPGLTPGAVRANVPQSFTVDTSKAGVAPLDVKVLGPKGVVEPVDVADNGDGTQRVSYVPSREGPYSISVRYGDQEVPRSPFKVKALPTHDASKVKASGPGLNTTGVPASLPVEFTIDAKDAGEGLLAVQITDPEGKPKKATIRDNQDGTYTVSYVPDMTGRYTILIKYGGDEIPYSPYRIRAVPAGDASKCTVTGAGIGPTIQLGEETVITVDAKAAGKGKVTCTVCTPDGSEVDVDVAENPDGTFDIFYTAPQPGKYVICVRFGGEHIPNSPFQVLVSLGGTRGGFGGGGSRPLLTSSLRQATDRPLLGVNGLDMAGLRPFDLVIPFTIKKGEITGEVRMPSGKVAKPDITDNKDGTVTVRFAPTEAGLHEMDIRYENMHIPGSPLQFYVDYVNSGHVTAYGPGLIHGTVNKPATFTVNTKDAGEGGLSLAVEGPSKAEISCTDNQDGTCSVSYLPVLPGDYSIVVKYNDKHIAGSPFTARITGDDSLRLSHLKVGASADIPLDIGETDLSQLTATVTSPSGRKEPCQLKRLRNGHIGISFVPQEVGEHLVHLSRGGQPLARSPITVTISQAELGDASRVRVTGPGLREGRTFQPAHFAIDTREAGYGGLSLSIEGPSKVDIGTEELEDGTCRVTYCPTEPGNYIISVKFADQHVPGSPFSVKVTGEGRVKESITRRRRAPPEASVGTPCDLSLKMPELSSPEVTALVTGPSGQAVPTQVLDGGGGSYGVRFVPAETGAHSVSVKDHGQHVPGSPFQFTVGPLGEGGAHKVRAGGPGLERAEAGVPAEFSIWTREAGAGGLSIAVEGPSKAEIAFEDRKDGSCGVSYVVQEPGDYEVSVKFNEEHIPESPFVVAATAPCVDARRLTVSSLQESGLKIHQPASFAVSLNGARGVLDAKVHSPSGALEECHITEVTPDKYAVRFIPRENGVYSIDVKFEGSHIPGSPFKVRVGEPGQAGDPGLVSAYGPGLEGGTTGSPAEFVVNTAKAGPGALAVTIEGPSKVKMECRECPEGYRVTYTPMAPGSYLIAIKFGGPHHIVGSPFKAKITGPRLVSSHSLRESSSMLVDAGGHAEAEGAAVTGRGSLVPPIFSDASKVVAKGLGLNKAFVGQKNSFTVDCTKAGNNMLLVGVQGPRLPCEEIVVKHLGNQLYNVSYLLRERGEYVLVVKWGDQHVPNSPFRLTVP from the exons ATGAGCGCGGGCGGGCGGTCCCGGGCGCAGGAGCCGCCGTCCCGCGGCGAGGCGGACGGGGAGATGCCGGCCACCGAGAAGGACCTGGCGGAGGACGCGCCCTGGAAGCGCATCCAGCAGAACACGTTCACCCGCTGGTGCAACGAGCACCTAAAGTGCGTGCAGAAGCGGGTGGGCAACCTGCAGACCGACCTGGGCGACGGGCTGCGCCTCATCGCGCTGCTGGAGGTGCTGAGCCAGAAGAAGATGGGCCGCAAGTACAACGCCCGCCCCACCTTCCGCCAGATGCAGCTGGAGAACGTCTCGGTGGCGCTGGAGTTCCTGGAGAGGGAGAACATCAAGCTGGTGTCCATCG ACAGCAAGGCCATCGTGGATGGGAACCTGAAGCTGATCCTGGGGCTGATCTGGACGCTCATCCTGCACTACTCCATCTCCATGCCCATGTGGGacgaggaggacgaggaggaggcCAAGAAGCAGACGCCGAAGCAGCGGCTGCTGGGCTGGATCCAGAACCGCCTGCCCCAGCTGCCCATCACCAACTTCAACAAGGACTGGCAGAGCGGCCGCGCGCTGGGCGCCCTCGTCGACAGCTGCGCACCCG ggctgtgccccgACTGGGACTCGTGGGACCCCAGCAAACCCGTGGACAACGCGCGGGAGGCCATGCAGCAGGCGGACGAGTGGCTGGGCATCCCTCAG GTGATCACCCCGGAGGAGATCGTGGACCCCAACGTGGACGAGCACTCGGTCATGACGTACCTGTCGCAGTTCCCCAAGGCCAAGCTCAAACCGGGGGCCCCCCTGCGCCCCAAACTCAACCCCAAGAAGGCCCGAGCCTACGGCCCTG GCATCGAGCCCACGGGGAACATGGTGAAGCAACCGGCTGAGTTCACGGTGGAGACGATCAGCGCGGGGCAGGGGGACGTGCTGGTGTACGTGGAGGACCCCGCCGGGCACCGCGAGGAG GCTAAAGTGGTGGCCAACAACGACAAGAACCGCACGTTCTCCGTCTCCTACGTCCCCAAAGTCACCGGCATGCACAAG GTGACCGTGCTCTTCGCGGGGCAGCACATCGCCAAGAGCCCCTTCGAGGTGCAGgtggggcgggcggcgggcgaCGCCAGCCGGGTCTCGGCGCAGGGTCCCGGCATCGAGCCCCTGGGCAACGTGGCGAACAAGAACACCTACTTCGAGATCTTCACCGCTG GCGCAGGCCCCGGCGAGGTGGAGGTTTCCATCGTGGACCCCAGCGGGCGGCGGGGGACAGTGGAGCCGACGCTGGAGGCACGTGGGGACGGCACCTACCGCTGCACCTACCGGCCCACGGCCGAGGGGCCCCATGCCGTCCACGTGGCTTTCGGGGGGGCCCCCATCCCCAAGAGCCCCTTCAACGTCACCGTGGGGCAGG CCTGCAACCCCTCCGCGTGCTACGCCGTGGggcgggggctgcagcccaAGGGGCTGCGCGTGAAGGAGACGGCGGATTTCAAGGTCTACACCAAGGGCGCCGGCAGTGGGGAGCTCAAGGTCACGGTCAAGGGCCCCA AGGGCGCGGAGGCTGTGAAGCAGAAGGACCTCGGCGACGGCGTCTTCGGCTTCGAGTATTTCCCCACGGCGCCGGGGATGTACACTGTGACGGTGACATGGGGGGGGCAGCACATCCCCCGCAG CCCCTTCGAGGTGAAGGTGTCCTCCGAAAGCGGCAGCCAGAAGGTTCGGGCCTGGGGGCCCGGCCTGGAGGGGGGGGTCGTGGGCAAGTCGGCCGATTTCGTGGTGGAGGCCATTGGGGACGACGTCGGCACCCTCG GATTCTCGGTGGAGGGTCCATCCCAGGCCAAGATCGAGTGCGACGACCGCGGGGACGGGTCGTGCGACGTGCGGTACTGGCCGCAGGAGCCAGGCGCCTACGCCGTGCACGTGCTCTGTGACAACGAGGACATTCGGCGCAGCCCCTTCATGGCCGACATCCGCCCTGCACCCCGGGACTCCTTCCCCGAGAag GTCAAGGCGCACGGGCCAGGGCTGGAGAAGACGGGGGTGGCCGTCAACAAACCCGCCGAGTTCACGGTGGACGCCAAAAACGGGGGGAAGGGGCCCCTCAAAGTGCAGATGCAG gatGCAGAGGGCAACCCCGTGGACGTGTCGGTCAAGGACAACGGCAACGGCACCTTCAGCTGCTCCTACGTGCCCAAGAAGCCGCTCAAGCACACGGCCATGGTGTCCTGGGGGGGCGTCAACATCCCCCAGAGCCCCTTCCGC GTGGGCGTGGGGGCCGGCAGCCACCCCCACAAGGTCAAGGTCTACGGCCCCGGCGTGGCCAAGACGGGGCTCAAGGCCCACGAACCCACTTACTTCACCGTGGACTGTACCGAGGCCGGGCAGG GAGACGTGAGCATCGGGATCAAGTGCGCTCCGGGGGTGGTGGGCCCGGCCGAGGCCGACATCGACTTCGACATCATCCGCAACGACAATGACACCTTCACCGTGCGCTACACTCCACGCGGCCCCGGCGCCTACACCATCATGGTGCTGTTCGCTGACCAG GCCACCCCCACCAGCCCCATTCGGATCAAGGTCGACCCCTCGCACGACGCCAGCAAAGTGAAGGCGGAGGGACCCGGGCTCAGCCGCTCCG GGGTGGAGCTGGGGAAACCCACCCACTTCACGGTGAACGCCAAGGCGGGGGGCCGGGCCCCCCTGGATGTGCAGGTGACGGGGCCGGCGAAGGGCGAGGCTGTGAGGGACCTGGAGCTGATCGACAACCACGACGGCACCCACACCGTGAAATACACCCCGGTGCAGCAG ggTAATCTGGGGGTGTCGGTGACCTACGGGGGAGACCCCATCCCCAAGAGCCCCTTCACCGTGGGGGTGACCCCGAGTCTGGACCTGGGCAAGATCAAGATCTCCGGCCTGGACGACA agctggaggtggGGAAGGACCAGGAGTTCACGGTCAAGTCCAAGGGCGCGGGGGGCCAGGGCAAGGTGGGGGCCAAGATCACGGGCCCCTCGCGCAAGGGGGTGCCCTGCACGGTGGAGCCGGGGCTGAGCCCCGAAAACAGCCTCGTGCGCTTCATCCCGCGCGAGGAGGGGCCCTACCAGGTGGAGGTGACGTACGACGGGGTCCCCGTCCCCGGCAGCCCCTTCCCCGTCGAGGCCGTGCCCCCCACGGACCCCTCCAAG GTTCGCGCCTTCGGGCCGGGGCTGCAGGGCGGTCTGGCCGGTGTCCCGGCCCCCTTCACCATCGACACCAAGGGCGCCGGCACGGGGGGCCTGGGGCTGACAGTGGAGGGTCCGTGCGAGGCCAAGATCGAGTGCCTGGACAACGGCGATGGCACCTGCGCCGTCACCTACCTGCCCACCGAGCCCGGCGACTACAATATCAACATCCTCTTCGCCGGCGCCCACGTCCCCGGCTCCCCGTTCCGCGCCCCGATCCGGCCCCAGTTCGACGCCTCCAAGGTGACGTGTTCGGGGCCGGGGCTGGAAGGGGCCACGGCCGGGCAGCCCGGCCACTTCCGCGTGGACTGCAGCCGCGCCGGCACGGCCGAGCTCACCATCGGCATCGCCTCGGAGGCCGGCGCCCGCGCCGAGGTGCGCGTGGAGGACAATGGCGACGGCACCTACACCATCGCCTACACACCGCTCAGTCCTGGCGTCTACACCATCACCGTGGAGTACGGCGGGCAGCCCGTGCCGCACTTCCCCAGCAAGGTGCGCGTGGAACCTGCTGTCGACACCGCCGGCGTCAAGGTCTACGGGCCTGGCGTGGAGGGCAAGG GCGTGTTCCGAGAAGCGGTGACCGAGTTCGACGTGGACGCACGGGCGCTGAGCAAAGCCGGGGGTCCCCACGTGAAGACACGCGTGTCCAACCCCTCGGGGAACGTCACCGAGACCTTCGTGCAGGACCGTGGCGACGGCACCTACCACGTGGAGTACACGCCGTACGAGGAGG ggcTGCACACAGTGGACGTGACCTACGCCGGCAGCCccgtgccccacagccccttccGTGTCCCCGTCACCGAGGGCTGCGACCCAGCGCGCGTCCGCGTGCACGGCCCCGGCATCCAGAGCGGCACCACCAACCAGCCCAACAAGTTCACCGTGGAGACCCG CGGTGCCGGCACAGGGGGCCTGGGGCTGGCGGTGGAGGGTCCCTCGGAGGCCAAGATGTCGTGCACCGACAACAAGGACGGCAGCTGCTCTGTCGAGTACATCCCGTATGAACCGGGCACCTACAGCCTCAACGTCACCTACGGCGGCCACCAGGTCCCCG GGAGCCCGTTCAAGGTGCCGGTGACGGACGTGGTGGACTCGTCCAAGGTGAAgtgcgcggggccggggctgacGCCGGGCGCCGTTCGAGCCAACGTGCCGCAGAGCTTCACCGTGGACACCAGCAAGGCCGGGGTGGCCCCCCTGGATGTTAAAGTGCTGGGGCCCAAAG GCGTGGTGGAGCCGGTGGACGTGGCGGACAACGGGGACGGGACGCAGCGCGTGAGCTACGTGCCCTCCCGCGAGGGGCCCTACAGCATCTCGGTGCGATACGGCGACCAGGAGGTGCCGCGCAG CCCGTTCAAGGTGAAGGCGCTGCCCACGCACGACGCCAGCAAGGTCAAGGCCAGCGGGCCCGGGCTGAACACGACGGGCGTCCCCGCCAGCCTGCCCGTGGAGTTCACCATCGACGCCAAGGACGCGGGCGAGGGGCTGCTGGCCGTGCAGATCACG GACCCCGAGGGGAAGCCCAAGAAGGCGACGATCCGGGACAACCAGGACGGCACCTACACGGTGTCGTACGTCCCCGACATGACCGGGCGCTACACCATCCTCATCAAGTATGGTGGGGACGAGATCCCCTACTCGCCCTATCGCATCCGCGCCGTGCCCGCCGGCGACGCCAGCAAGTGCACAGTCACCG GCGCCGGCATCGGCCCCACCATCCAGCTGGGCGAGGAGACGGTGATCACGGTGGACGCCAAGGCGgcggggaaggggaaggtgacGTGCACGGTATGCACGCCCGACGGCTCCGAGGTGGACGTGGACGTGGCCGAGAACCCCGACGGCACCTTCGACATCTTCTACACCGCGCCCCAGCCTGGCAAGTACGTCATCTGCGTGCGCTTCGGGGGCGAGCACATCCCCAACAGCCCCTTCCAGGTCCTGGTGAGTCTGGGGGGGACGcggggagggtttggggggggtgggtcTCGGCCCTTGCTAACGAGCTCGTTACGGCAGGCGACCGACCGGCCGCTGCTGGGGGTGAACGGGCTGGACATGGCTGGGCTGCGCCCCTTCGACCTCGTCATCCCCTTCACCATCAAGAAGGGGGAGATCACGG gGGAAGTGCGGATGCCCTCAGGGAAGGTGGCCAAGCCCGACATCACGGACAACAAGGACGGGACGGTGACGGTGCGGTTCGCCCCCACCGAGGCTGGCCTGCACGAGATGGACATCCGCTACGAAAACATGCACATCCCAG GCAGCCCCCTGCAGTTCTACGTGGATTACGTCAACAGCGGCCACGTCACCGCCTATGGCCCCGGCCTCATCCACGGCACTGTCAACAAGCCGGCCACCTTCACCGTCAACACCAAGGACGCGGGCGAGG gaGGGCTGTCGCTGGCCGTGGAGGGTCCGTCCAAGGCGGAGATCAGCTGCACCGACAACCAGGACGGGACGTGCAGCGTGTCCTacctgcccgtgctgcccggCGACTACAGCATCGTGGTCAAGTACAATGACAAGCACATCGCCGGGAGCCCCTTCACTGCCCGCATCACCG GTGACGACTCCCTGCGCCTGTCCCACCTGAAGGTGGGCGCCTCGGCCGACATCCCGCTGGACATCGGGGAGACCGACCTGAGCCAGCTGACAGCCACCGTCACCTCCCCCTCGGGCCGCAAGGAGCCCTGCCAGCTCAAGCGGCTGCGCAACGGCCACATCG gcaTCTCGTTCGTGCCGCAGGAGGTGGGGGAGCACCTGGTGCACCTGTCGCGGGGGGGGCAGCCCCTGGCCCGCAGCCCCATCACCGTCACCATCAGCCAGGCCGAGCTGGGGGACGCCAGCCGGGTGCGGGTGACGGGGCCCGGCCTGCGCGAGGGACGCACCTTCCAGCCCGCGCACTTCGCCATCGACACCCGCGAGGCCG GGTACGGGGGGCTCAGCCTGTCCATCGAGGGCCCCAGCAAGGTCGACATCGGCACCGAGGAGCTGGAGGACGGGACGTGCCGCGTCACCTACTGCCCCACCGAGCCCGGCAACTACATCATCTCCGTCAAGTTCGCTGACCAGCACGTCCCTG ggAGCCCGTTCTCGGTGAAGGTGACGGGTGAGGGGCGGGTGAAGGAGAGCATCacccggcggcgccgcgcgcCCCCCGAGGCCAGCGTGGGCACCCCCTGCGACCTCAGCCTCAAGATGCCCG AGCTGAGCTCCCCGGAGGTGACGGCGCTGGTGACGGGCCCGTCGGGGCAGGCGGTGCCCACGCAGGTGCTggacggcggcggcggctcctaCGGCGTGCGCTTCGTGCCGGCCGAGACGGGCGCGCACTCGGTCAGCGTCAAGGACCACGGGCAGCACGTCCCCGGCAGCCCCTTCCAGTTCACCGTGGGGCCGCTGGGCGAGGGGGGGGCGCACAAGGTGCGCGCCGGGGGGCCCGGCCTGGAGCGCGCCGAGGCGGGGGTGCCAG CCGAATTCAGCATCTGGACGCGGGAGGCGGGCGCCGGGGGTCTCTCCATCGCCGTGGAGGGGCCCAGCAAGGCCGAGATCGCCTTTGAGGACCGCAAGGACGGCTCCTGCGGCGTGTCCTACGTGGTGCAGGAGCCCG GCGACTACGAGGTGTCGGTGAAGTTCAACGAGGAGCACATCCCCGAGAGCCCGTTCGTGGTGGCGGCCACGGCCCCGTGCGTGGACGCTCGGCGCCTCACTGTTTCTAGCCTTCAG GAGTCGGGGCTCAAGATTCACCAACCGGCCTCGTTCGCCGTGAGCCTGAACGGGGCGCGGGGGGTGCTGGACGCCAAGGTGCACAGTCCCTCGGGGGCGCTGGAGGAGTGTCACATCACCGAGGTCACCCCAG ACAAGTACGCGGTGCGGTTTATCCCGCGGGAGAACGGCGTGTACTCCATCGACGTGAAGTTCGAGGGGTCGCACATCCCGGGGAGCCCCTTCAAGGTGCGCGTgggggagccggggcaggcaggggaccCCGGGCTGGTCTCCGCCTACGGGCCCGGCCTGGAGGGCGGCACCACAG GCTCCCCGGCCGAGTTCGTGGTGAACACGGCCAAGGCGGGCCCGGGGGCGCTGGCCGTCACCATCGAGGGCCCGTCCAAGGTGAAGATGGAGTGCAGGGAGTGTCCCGAGGGCTATCGCGTCACCTACACCCCCATGGCCCCCGGCAGCTACCTCATCGCCATCAAGTTCGGGGGCCCCCACCACATCGTGGGCAGCCCCTTCAAGGCCAAGATCACCG gcccccgCCTGGTGAGCAGCCACAGCCTGCGGGAGAGCTCGTCCATGCTGGTGGACGCCGGGGGTCACGCCGAGGCCGAGGGGGCGGCCGTGACGGGGAGGGGCTCCCTGGTCCCCCCCATATTCTCGGACGCCAGCAAAGTGGTGGCCAAAGGGCTGGGGCTGAACAAGGCGTTCGTGGGGCAGAAAAACTCCTTCACCGTGGACTGCACCAAGGCCG GAAACAACATGCTGCtggtgggggtgcagggcccCCGCTTGCCCTGCGAGGAGATTGTGGTCAAGCACCTGGGCAACCAACTGTACAACGTGAGCTACCTGCTGCGGGAGCGGGGCGAGTACGTGCTGGTGGTCAAGTGGGGGGACCAGCACGTCCCCAACAGCCCCTTCCGCCTCACGGTGCCCTGA